A stretch of the Streptomyces venezuelae genome encodes the following:
- a CDS encoding TOMM precursor leader peptide-binding protein, giving the protein MTPDHPAPAVLADGLAEGLGPEAAERFAGLLAAALRALNGPRVSLSVLGLRDAFRTPPPEAAGQHQATVPVHLYGHHVVIGTSDGCARCLERRWQAVRSVALRDALELGGGTRPAGPWPYAHPFAAGQLAAVVTAAAAAAPTPVDAAVPSPAGPFRQVRLLDLRSGTVRRYPLVPDPECPVCATPGTDAPAEPELTAAPKYRPGVFRTRPLESYGIEVAAFANPLCGALGPSLVQDISSTSTSATIGCFSMRSGEYLRETFWGGHTDSFDRSARVGVLEGLERYAGMRARSRTTSVSGTLKSFGADAVDPRDVGLYSERFHRDNPRVRPFDPDREIPWVWGWSLRDRVPRLVPEILTYYHAPGLENRFVQESSNGCASGGSLAEAVYFGLMEVVERDAFLLTWYGRQPLPEIDPASSARPATRAMADRLAMYGYRARFFDTRITFPIPVVTAVAERFDGGTGRMCFGAGAGLDPESALDSALCEIATDAVNLPGRTQRDEARLRAMAADFDLVTALHDHPLVYGVPEMGRHADFLLRAPQSRMRTVAELAWPDAAAPGAPAVSADVREDLDRCVAAVTAEGFDVVAVDQTLPEQRALGLHTVSVLVPGLLPIDFGWSRQRALGMPRLRTALHAAGLRERDLEPAEFNPAPHPFP; this is encoded by the coding sequence ATGACGCCTGATCACCCGGCGCCCGCCGTCCTGGCCGACGGCCTGGCCGAAGGCCTCGGGCCGGAGGCCGCCGAGCGGTTCGCCGGCCTGCTCGCCGCCGCCCTCCGGGCCCTGAACGGCCCGCGGGTCAGCCTGTCGGTGCTGGGCCTGCGGGACGCGTTCCGCACGCCCCCGCCCGAAGCCGCCGGGCAGCACCAGGCCACCGTCCCCGTCCACCTGTACGGCCACCATGTGGTGATCGGCACCTCGGACGGCTGTGCACGGTGCCTGGAGCGGCGCTGGCAGGCCGTCCGCTCGGTGGCGCTGCGCGATGCGCTGGAGCTGGGCGGCGGCACCCGCCCGGCCGGGCCCTGGCCGTACGCGCACCCGTTCGCTGCCGGGCAGCTGGCGGCCGTCGTCACGGCCGCTGCCGCTGCGGCTCCGACACCGGTTGACGCAGCCGTGCCGTCGCCCGCCGGCCCGTTCCGCCAGGTACGGCTGCTGGACCTGCGCAGTGGCACCGTACGGCGCTATCCGCTGGTCCCGGACCCGGAGTGCCCGGTCTGCGCCACGCCCGGCACGGACGCCCCGGCCGAGCCGGAGCTGACGGCCGCCCCCAAGTACCGGCCCGGAGTGTTCCGGACCCGGCCCCTGGAGTCGTACGGGATCGAGGTGGCCGCGTTCGCCAATCCGCTGTGCGGCGCCCTGGGACCTTCCCTGGTGCAGGACATCTCCTCCACCAGCACCTCCGCAACCATCGGCTGTTTCTCCATGCGCTCGGGCGAGTACCTGCGCGAGACGTTCTGGGGCGGCCACACCGACTCCTTCGACCGCAGTGCCCGGGTGGGCGTGCTGGAAGGGCTGGAACGGTACGCCGGCATGCGGGCCCGGTCCCGGACCACCAGCGTGTCCGGCACCCTCAAGAGCTTCGGCGCGGACGCCGTCGACCCGCGTGACGTCGGGCTCTACAGCGAACGCTTCCACCGCGACAACCCGCGGGTGCGGCCCTTCGATCCGGACCGGGAGATCCCCTGGGTCTGGGGCTGGTCGCTGCGCGACCGGGTTCCCCGCCTGGTACCGGAGATCCTGACGTACTATCACGCACCCGGTCTGGAGAACCGGTTCGTTCAGGAGAGCTCCAACGGCTGTGCCTCCGGCGGGAGTCTGGCCGAGGCTGTCTACTTCGGCCTGATGGAGGTCGTGGAGCGGGACGCCTTCCTGCTGACCTGGTACGGACGCCAGCCGCTGCCGGAGATCGACCCGGCGAGCAGCGCCCGGCCGGCCACCCGGGCCATGGCCGACCGGCTGGCCATGTACGGCTACCGGGCCCGGTTCTTCGACACCCGGATCACCTTCCCGATCCCGGTGGTGACCGCCGTGGCCGAACGGTTCGACGGCGGCACCGGCCGGATGTGCTTCGGCGCCGGCGCCGGACTCGACCCCGAATCGGCCCTCGACTCCGCACTCTGCGAGATCGCCACCGACGCCGTGAACCTGCCGGGGCGCACCCAGCGGGACGAGGCCCGGCTGCGCGCCATGGCGGCCGACTTCGATCTGGTCACCGCCTTGCACGACCACCCCCTCGTGTACGGGGTCCCCGAGATGGGACGGCACGCCGACTTCCTGCTGCGGGCCCCGCAGTCCCGGATGCGCACGGTCGCCGAGCTGGCCTGGCCGGACGCCGCGGCGCCCGGCGCACCCGCCGTCTCCGCGGACGTACGCGAGGACCTCGACCGGTGCGTCGCGGCCGTGACGGCCGAGGGCTTCGACGTGGTGGCGGTCGACCAGACGCTGCCGGAACAGCGGGCGCTGGGCCTGCACACGGTGAGCGTCCTCGTCCCCGGGCTGCTGCCCATCGACTTCGGCTGGTCCCGGCAACGGGCCCTCGGCATGCCGCGGCTGCGCACCGCCCTGCACGCCGCCGGTCTGCGCGAACGCGACCTGGAGCCAGCCGAGTTCAACCCGGCGCCGCACCCCTTCCCCTGA
- a CDS encoding TOMM precursor leader peptide-binding protein translates to MAQTTYETLSPTRPRIRRDVLFTETPDGVLFHNADGGFRLTAASAYRFATLIVPHLNGDHTVAELCTGLGDAQRRMVCELVKTLYERDFARPVPARPAAEPVLPEDVARRYAPQIAYADHYSDDAEARFRSFRDTRVAVLGDDEIARWCVLSLVRNGCAAIGVLPGLDTAQAEAEAAEAAADGCPAVIGRLPGAPGEPLDPAALDGYQAVVVTGGGQSAPARLLPLLRAGLPGGQLLLPAWTFGSYAVIGPQTRSGAAGCWACAALRLGAGATEGGAAAAAELWSTLALPGAGGPGTAVPGTAVPGGPQAAMIGNLLGYELFRAASGALPAETAGQILVQDLESLDVTAEPLLPHPACPFCARHTEKTAQEPAAVTPVDLSAAGTSGRPGLPTLDTARDADALVEELNRRAVLVRPHAGVFTRYADEPLTQIPLKLSAVELGIGHTGRRSVAAFDVHHVAGARMRALDAAAIVYAEHVAPARHLVTPGPGRPVAPPLTVASGAAAGSAPVAHQQGVSLLTKEPVLVPAGAVRPFGPHNTTRLFERTRAGAGAGPAPADAAAAGLLSALAHDALLRTVRGRAARIVPTAGETDPEVAFLIRSAERLDLPVELLDLGEAAHSGIQVLLARSGGRWAIGSDPDRQAAAVAALRDLIGAVQYERDEATAGTTSGSAAGVVADTGDPLLRDLDARTLTVSGTAPGLPGAPVADWPEVLERLRAAGRDAYLVPTGPADLTEAGIHTVRVLLTAVQEPGHDA, encoded by the coding sequence ATGGCCCAGACGACGTACGAAACCCTCTCCCCGACCCGCCCCCGGATCCGCCGGGATGTGCTCTTCACCGAGACACCGGACGGCGTCCTGTTCCACAACGCCGACGGCGGATTCCGCCTCACCGCCGCATCGGCCTACCGTTTCGCCACCCTGATCGTCCCTCACCTCAACGGCGACCACACGGTGGCCGAACTCTGTACGGGGCTGGGCGACGCCCAGCGCAGAATGGTCTGCGAACTCGTGAAGACCCTGTACGAACGGGACTTCGCCCGCCCCGTCCCGGCCCGCCCCGCCGCCGAACCGGTGCTGCCCGAGGACGTGGCCCGCCGCTACGCCCCGCAGATCGCCTACGCCGACCACTACTCCGACGACGCCGAGGCCCGGTTCCGGAGCTTCCGCGACACCCGGGTCGCCGTCCTCGGCGACGACGAGATCGCCCGCTGGTGCGTGCTCAGCCTGGTCCGCAACGGCTGCGCCGCCATCGGGGTACTGCCGGGCCTGGACACCGCGCAGGCCGAGGCCGAGGCCGCCGAAGCCGCCGCCGACGGGTGCCCGGCCGTGATCGGCCGTCTGCCCGGCGCGCCGGGAGAGCCGTTGGACCCGGCCGCACTGGACGGCTACCAGGCCGTCGTGGTCACCGGCGGCGGGCAGTCCGCCCCGGCCCGACTGCTGCCGCTGCTCCGCGCCGGCCTGCCCGGTGGGCAACTGCTGCTGCCCGCCTGGACGTTCGGCTCGTACGCCGTCATCGGTCCGCAGACCCGGTCCGGCGCGGCAGGCTGCTGGGCCTGCGCCGCACTGCGGCTGGGAGCCGGCGCGACCGAGGGCGGGGCCGCCGCCGCGGCCGAGCTGTGGAGCACGCTGGCACTCCCGGGCGCAGGCGGGCCGGGCACGGCCGTGCCGGGCACGGCCGTGCCGGGCGGCCCGCAGGCGGCGATGATCGGCAACCTGCTCGGCTACGAGCTCTTCCGCGCCGCCTCCGGTGCGCTGCCCGCCGAGACGGCAGGGCAGATCCTGGTCCAGGACCTGGAATCCCTGGACGTCACCGCGGAACCGCTGCTCCCGCACCCGGCCTGCCCGTTCTGCGCCCGGCACACCGAGAAGACCGCGCAGGAGCCGGCCGCCGTCACCCCCGTGGACCTGTCGGCCGCCGGCACCTCCGGCAGGCCCGGACTGCCGACCCTGGACACCGCCCGGGACGCCGACGCCCTCGTCGAGGAGCTCAACCGGCGCGCGGTCCTGGTCCGGCCGCACGCCGGGGTGTTCACCCGCTACGCGGACGAGCCGCTGACCCAGATACCGCTGAAGCTGAGCGCGGTCGAGCTCGGCATCGGCCACACCGGCCGACGGTCCGTGGCCGCCTTCGACGTCCACCATGTCGCCGGCGCCCGGATGCGAGCCCTGGACGCCGCCGCGATCGTGTACGCCGAACACGTGGCACCCGCCCGGCACCTGGTCACTCCCGGCCCCGGCCGGCCGGTGGCGCCCCCGCTCACCGTTGCCTCGGGGGCGGCGGCCGGCTCCGCACCGGTCGCCCACCAACAGGGCGTCTCGCTGCTCACCAAGGAGCCCGTCCTGGTCCCGGCCGGAGCCGTGCGTCCCTTCGGCCCGCACAACACCACCCGCCTGTTCGAACGCACCCGGGCGGGAGCCGGAGCCGGGCCCGCCCCGGCCGATGCGGCAGCCGCCGGACTGCTCTCCGCCCTCGCCCACGACGCCCTGCTGCGCACCGTCCGCGGCAGGGCGGCCCGTATCGTGCCCACGGCCGGGGAGACCGACCCCGAAGTCGCCTTCCTGATCCGGTCGGCGGAGCGCCTGGACCTGCCGGTCGAGCTGCTCGACCTCGGCGAGGCGGCCCACAGCGGCATCCAGGTGCTGCTGGCCCGCTCCGGCGGGCGCTGGGCGATCGGCAGCGACCCGGACCGGCAGGCGGCTGCCGTGGCCGCGCTCCGGGACCTGATCGGCGCCGTCCAGTACGAGCGCGACGAGGCAACCGCCGGAACCACGTCCGGTAGCGCGGCCGGAGTCGTCGCGGACACCGGGGATCCGCTGCTGCGGGACCTGGACGCCCGTACGCTCACCGTCTCGGGAACCGCGCCCGGACTGCCGGGCGCACCGGTCGCGGACTGGCCGGAGGTGCTGGAGCGGCTGCGGGCGGCCGGGCGGGACGCCTATCTGGTGCCGACCGGCCCGGCGGACCTGACCGAGGCCGGGATCCACACCGTACGGGTGCTGCTGACGGCGGTGCAGGAGCCGGGCCATGACGCCTGA
- a CDS encoding AfsR/SARP family transcriptional regulator codes for MRFQLLGPLSIAHGPETVVLTPSKPTSLLAALLLHPGAVVSTGYLLRALWDEEPPATARAALQTCVLRLRRIFAKYGISATTIEAVPGGYRLHADADSLDLVAFRALAGRAPAATGPGEELYRLREALSLWHGQPLANVASRLLQRDAVPTLEQERLRVLERVCDLELAAGNCHQVLVDLYDIARRHPVRERFTEQLIEALYRTGRQAEALAEYRTVRDRLREELGIDPGPGLRRLELAILRAEELGGVRIPRQVLAQPVPARIPELPAARIASAAGGTSEDPALPAAPALPMDATATAAVATAAAVEAAPAPVRPALPGASAETVLPPPGFAGRAAGRAAMAAQLTAPDGPRLIVVSGAPGIGKSALALRCAYDAREAFPGGVFAVPLARPDGTPVTVEEARKLLPEPAGGRRLVLLDDAAGAGQVLPLLPAATAGNATVVVTSRRGLAAVVATHGGAVHRLDLLAPEEAYELLAGLVGADRIAAEAAAAGELAAVCGYLPLALRIAAGRLLTRPGLSVAHCADWLAEDPAGRLALAEDPRMSVPAVFGQAVDSLPPELREAFLRLGAHAAGTGLDPSDTEGVLEQLVEAGLLEDGPPGPYRMHPLLHLYARRRARPTRPTRQTTAPPAVTR; via the coding sequence ATGCGGTTCCAGCTCCTGGGGCCTCTGAGTATTGCGCACGGCCCCGAAACCGTCGTTCTCACTCCATCGAAACCGACCAGCCTGCTCGCCGCCCTCCTGCTGCACCCCGGTGCGGTGGTCTCCACCGGTTACCTCCTGCGCGCCCTGTGGGACGAGGAGCCGCCCGCCACCGCGCGGGCCGCCCTCCAGACCTGTGTCCTGCGACTGCGCCGGATCTTCGCCAAGTACGGGATATCCGCCACCACCATCGAGGCCGTCCCCGGCGGCTACCGCCTGCACGCCGATGCCGACAGCCTCGACCTGGTCGCCTTCCGTGCCCTCGCCGGCCGGGCCCCGGCCGCGACCGGCCCCGGCGAGGAGCTGTACCGGCTGCGGGAGGCGCTGTCCCTCTGGCACGGCCAGCCCCTCGCGAACGTGGCCTCCCGGCTGTTGCAGCGGGACGCCGTACCCACGCTCGAGCAGGAGCGGCTGCGCGTGCTGGAACGGGTCTGCGATCTCGAACTGGCCGCCGGGAACTGCCACCAGGTCCTGGTCGACCTCTATGACATCGCCCGCCGGCACCCGGTCCGCGAGCGGTTCACCGAGCAGCTCATCGAGGCCCTCTACCGCACCGGCCGGCAGGCCGAAGCCCTCGCCGAGTACCGGACCGTACGGGACCGGCTCCGCGAGGAGCTCGGCATCGACCCCGGCCCGGGCCTGCGGCGGCTGGAACTGGCGATCCTGCGGGCCGAGGAGCTGGGCGGCGTCCGGATACCCCGCCAGGTCCTGGCGCAGCCGGTACCGGCCCGGATACCCGAACTGCCGGCAGCCCGAATAGCCTCCGCGGCCGGCGGAACCTCCGAGGACCCGGCGCTGCCCGCCGCACCCGCGCTTCCCATGGATGCCACGGCCACAGCTGCTGTCGCCACCGCTGCCGCCGTTGAAGCCGCTCCCGCTCCCGTCCGCCCGGCCCTTCCCGGTGCGTCCGCGGAAACCGTGCTGCCGCCCCCCGGATTCGCCGGGCGGGCCGCCGGCCGGGCCGCGATGGCCGCACAGCTGACCGCCCCCGACGGGCCCCGGCTGATCGTGGTGTCCGGCGCCCCCGGCATCGGCAAGTCGGCCCTCGCGCTGCGTTGTGCGTACGACGCCCGCGAGGCCTTCCCCGGCGGGGTCTTCGCCGTCCCCCTCGCCCGCCCGGACGGAACCCCGGTCACCGTCGAAGAGGCCCGCAAGCTGCTGCCCGAACCCGCCGGAGGGCGCCGGCTGGTGCTCCTCGACGATGCCGCCGGCGCCGGGCAGGTCCTCCCCCTGCTGCCCGCCGCCACGGCTGGGAACGCCACGGTCGTGGTCACCAGCCGGCGCGGACTGGCGGCCGTGGTCGCCACCCACGGCGGCGCCGTCCACCGCCTGGATCTCCTCGCTCCCGAGGAGGCCTACGAGCTGCTGGCCGGCCTGGTCGGGGCCGACCGGATCGCCGCGGAAGCCGCTGCGGCCGGTGAACTGGCCGCGGTGTGCGGCTATTTGCCGCTGGCCCTGCGGATCGCCGCCGGCCGGCTGCTGACTCGGCCCGGCCTGTCCGTGGCGCACTGCGCGGACTGGCTCGCCGAGGACCCGGCCGGCCGGCTCGCGCTCGCCGAGGACCCCCGGATGTCCGTGCCCGCGGTCTTCGGGCAGGCCGTCGACTCCCTTCCGCCGGAGCTCCGCGAGGCCTTCCTCCGGCTGGGCGCGCACGCCGCCGGGACCGGCCTCGACCCGTCCGACACCGAGGGCGTCCTCGAACAGCTCGTCGAGGCAGGACTGCTGGAAGACGGTCCGCCCGGCCCCTACCGGATGCATCCGCTGCTTCACCTCTACGCGCGTCGGCGCGCCCGCCCGACCCGCCCCACCCGTCAGACCACGGCCCCTCCCGCGGTCACGCGCTGA
- a CDS encoding NADPH-dependent FMN reductase: MVLSGSSRSGSVNQRLAALVAEMVAQSGAEADLATLGEFAMPPFDGDAEAEQGLPPGALALSARVDAAHALVIASPEYNASVPGVLKNAIDWVSRLRPQPFKDKQALLVSASPSLVGGNRGLWALRVPLEHLGARVYPDMFSLAMAHQAFTDEGALTDRGLGERLGSTIESFLALVEADTRYLSLRHCWYEFLGDRTDAPVTARAEE, encoded by the coding sequence ATGGTGCTGTCAGGTTCCTCGCGCAGCGGCTCGGTCAACCAGCGCCTGGCGGCCCTGGTCGCCGAGATGGTGGCGCAATCCGGCGCCGAGGCGGACCTGGCGACCCTCGGCGAGTTCGCCATGCCCCCGTTCGACGGGGACGCCGAGGCCGAGCAGGGGCTGCCGCCCGGTGCCCTGGCGTTGAGCGCCCGGGTGGATGCGGCGCACGCACTGGTCATCGCCTCGCCCGAGTACAACGCCTCGGTGCCGGGAGTACTGAAGAACGCGATCGACTGGGTGTCCCGGCTCCGGCCCCAGCCCTTCAAGGACAAGCAGGCCCTGCTGGTCTCGGCCTCGCCCTCGCTGGTGGGTGGCAACCGGGGCCTGTGGGCGCTCCGTGTCCCGCTGGAGCACCTGGGGGCGCGTGTCTACCCGGACATGTTCAGCCTGGCCATGGCCCACCAGGCGTTCACCGACGAGGGCGCCCTGACCGATCGAGGTCTCGGCGAACGCCTGGGCTCGACCATCGAGTCCTTCCTCGCCCTGGTCGAGGCGGACACCCGCTACCTGTCGCTGCGGCACTGCTGGTACGAGTTCCTCGGCGACCGCACCGACGCCCCGGTCACCGCCCGCGCCGAGGAATGA
- a CDS encoding SRPBCC family protein — protein sequence MTAPSAPSAAPACAYTTYIQSTPEAVWRALTDEEATAAYWGHANVSDWQPGSPWEHRRTDGSGIADVVGTVVAATPPRRLVSTWSDPGDERPETTSQVTLEITPHSGGVRLTVTHEHLRDEEESRKAAEGWSMVLSNLKTYLETGRPMAVPPWAGHQS from the coding sequence GTGACCGCACCGTCCGCACCGTCGGCCGCACCCGCGTGCGCTTACACCACGTACATCCAGTCCACGCCGGAGGCGGTGTGGCGGGCGCTGACCGACGAGGAGGCGACCGCCGCCTACTGGGGCCACGCCAACGTGTCGGACTGGCAGCCGGGTTCGCCCTGGGAGCACCGCCGTACGGACGGCTCGGGCATCGCGGACGTGGTGGGCACGGTCGTGGCGGCCACGCCCCCGCGCCGCCTGGTGTCCACCTGGTCCGATCCCGGTGACGAGCGCCCGGAAACCACCTCGCAGGTCACCCTGGAGATCACACCGCACTCCGGCGGCGTACGGCTCACCGTCACCCACGAGCACCTCCGCGACGAGGAGGAGAGCCGCAAGGCCGCGGAGGGCTGGTCGATGGTCCTGTCGAACCTCAAGACGTACCTGGAGACCGGCCGCCCCATGGCCGTACCGCCCTGGGCCGGCCACCAGTCCTGA
- a CDS encoding YciI family protein, with product MKFFVTVQGSQADYDAMSGRPSPGSPAWSPDELQAMFGFMTEINNELITSGEFIDAQGFAEPAKARFVSALPGNEPVVTDRPYADSDPQIAGYWLLECASLERVTEIAARITQCPVPAGSTAYPVVIRPVGEGPE from the coding sequence ATGAAGTTCTTCGTGACGGTCCAGGGCAGCCAGGCCGACTACGACGCCATGTCCGGCAGACCCTCGCCCGGCAGCCCGGCCTGGAGCCCGGACGAGCTCCAGGCCATGTTCGGCTTCATGACGGAGATCAACAACGAACTGATCACCTCGGGTGAATTCATCGACGCCCAGGGCTTCGCCGAGCCGGCCAAGGCCCGTTTCGTCAGCGCCCTGCCCGGCAACGAGCCGGTCGTCACCGACCGGCCGTACGCCGACTCCGACCCGCAGATCGCCGGCTACTGGCTCCTCGAATGCGCGAGCCTGGAGCGGGTCACGGAGATCGCCGCCCGCATCACCCAGTGCCCTGTCCCGGCAGGCTCCACCGCATACCCTGTGGTGATCCGTCCCGTCGGGGAGGGCCCGGAATAG
- a CDS encoding endonuclease I family protein — translation MKRFSRPAPWAAGLAVTAALLLLVPAAASATAPTPEAAPAPAPYAAASAGIDSYYAAAEGKTGAALKSALHGIIKNQSKIGYDQVWTALKVTDEDPANRNNVILLYSGRSQSKSGNGGGVNDWNREHVWAKSHGNFGTATGPGTDLHHLRPEDVTVNSTRGNKDFDLGGSPVSEAPGSRTDADSFEPRNAVKGDVARMLLYMAVRYEGGDGFANLEMNDKVNNGSLPLQGRISVLKQWHQQDPPDAFEQRRNQVIYDTYQHNRNPFIDHPEWVNSIW, via the coding sequence GTGAAGAGATTCTCACGCCCGGCTCCCTGGGCTGCCGGGCTCGCGGTGACGGCCGCGCTGCTGCTCCTCGTCCCAGCCGCCGCCTCGGCCACCGCCCCGACGCCCGAAGCCGCCCCCGCCCCGGCCCCGTACGCCGCTGCCTCCGCCGGCATCGACTCGTACTACGCCGCAGCCGAGGGCAAGACCGGCGCCGCGCTCAAGAGCGCGCTGCACGGCATCATCAAGAACCAGTCGAAGATCGGCTACGACCAGGTCTGGACCGCGCTGAAGGTCACCGACGAGGACCCCGCCAACCGCAACAACGTGATCCTGCTCTACTCGGGCCGCTCCCAGTCCAAGTCCGGCAACGGCGGTGGCGTCAACGACTGGAACCGGGAGCACGTCTGGGCCAAGAGCCACGGGAACTTCGGCACAGCCACCGGCCCCGGCACCGACCTCCACCACCTGCGCCCCGAGGACGTCACGGTCAACAGCACCCGCGGCAACAAGGACTTCGACCTCGGCGGCAGCCCGGTGTCCGAGGCCCCGGGGAGCAGGACCGACGCCGACTCCTTCGAGCCGCGCAATGCGGTCAAGGGCGATGTGGCGCGCATGCTGCTGTACATGGCGGTCCGCTACGAAGGCGGCGACGGTTTCGCCAACCTGGAGATGAACGACAAGGTCAACAACGGTTCACTGCCCCTCCAGGGGCGGATCAGCGTGCTGAAGCAGTGGCACCAGCAGGACCCGCCGGACGCCTTCGAACAGCGCCGCAACCAGGTCATCTACGACACCTACCAGCACAACCGCAACCCGTTCATCGACCACCCGGAGTGGGTCAACTCCATCTGGTAG
- a CDS encoding TetR/AcrR family transcriptional regulator → MARTKEFDPDAALRAALELFWRRGYEATSMADLVEHLGIGRASLYATFGNKHELFLKALDRYAEERGPLLLEELSGPGPALPAVRAVVRRFAAEAGADETRLTGCLVTNTAAELAPHDSTAARRVELSWEHVETLLHSALVRARAQGELPEGRDPQALARMLLVLMQGIRVVGKASADPARVRDAAEQALSLLD, encoded by the coding sequence ATGGCGAGGACCAAGGAATTCGATCCGGATGCGGCACTGCGGGCAGCGCTCGAGCTGTTCTGGCGGCGCGGATACGAGGCGACGTCGATGGCGGACCTCGTGGAGCATCTCGGGATCGGCCGGGCCAGTCTCTACGCGACCTTCGGGAACAAGCACGAGCTGTTCCTGAAGGCCCTGGACCGGTACGCGGAAGAACGCGGCCCACTGCTGCTGGAAGAACTGTCCGGGCCCGGCCCGGCACTGCCGGCCGTACGGGCGGTGGTGCGCAGGTTCGCCGCCGAGGCCGGCGCCGACGAAACCCGGCTGACCGGCTGCCTGGTCACCAACACCGCCGCCGAACTGGCTCCGCACGACAGCACCGCCGCCCGGCGGGTCGAGCTGAGCTGGGAGCACGTCGAGACCCTGCTGCACTCGGCGCTGGTGCGCGCACGGGCGCAGGGCGAACTGCCCGAGGGCCGCGATCCGCAGGCCCTGGCCCGGATGCTGCTGGTGCTGATGCAGGGCATCCGGGTGGTCGGCAAGGCCTCCGCAGACCCGGCGCGGGTCCGGGACGCGGCCGAGCAGGCGCTGTCGTTGCTGGACTGA